In Chryseobacterium wanjuense, the genomic stretch CTTTCGCCCAGAATGTTTTTCCCGGAAGGCTCAACAAAGGCATTCCCAAGAATAATGCTTTTTCATTCATGACGATCCAATCCAAATTTTCCAGTTTGAATTTTGGTAAAGCTATAATGGTGTCTTTAATTTCAGTGATCGAACTTAATAAAGCTGCTGCAGGTTGTTCCTCTTCGCTGGGTTTTAATCTTACTTCAACTTTTTCATCAATTCCGAAAAAATTCTGATTTGAAGGAGGGAAAGTTAATCTCAATGCTTTGTCGATAGGAGTCCACAGCAAAGCCGTTCTTACTTTTTTACTCGGAACCAGGGCATTTTTCCGGAACAACAATCCTTCTCTCAGCTCGTACAATAAAAAATCAGGCAGCTGCTGAATTTCCGGTGAAACAGCCTGTTCATCGGTAAAACCTTTCAGCCAGATTACATCCTCTTCTAATGCAATCTGAACATTTTTCCAGTCACGGATCGACCCTAAAAAATCTTCATCCGCTCGGGGAAGTTCTGCCCAAAATTCTTTTATACGCTCTGAAGAATCTTTTGCCATAGACTTTCGATTTCTTGTTGGATATACTGTTTCTGTTCCGGATTTTTGATCCAGTCGCAACGGGTCTGAAGGTATCTTAACTTATCCTTAATCACATTTTGCTCTTCAAAACTCAATGTTTCGTTATTCCATTTTTCTACCAGGATTTTTACGTCTTTCATCACCTCTTCCGGATTCGGAGTTTTGTTTTGTAAAGCCTGTGGATGGGATTTCGGATTGTCGTCCTTTTCAATTGTCCTGTTGATAATTCCTTCCAGGATTTCGATCTGCTCTTCCGTATCCCAAATATGTTTTAAGACCCATAAATCGGATAAGATCGCTTCATTACGACCGCAAATCAAAGCACTCGCTGCGATAAGATTCTGCAGTTTTACTGCCCGACGGTCGGAAATGGCAATTCCTGTATTTCTAAGGCTGATAATAGTGTTTAAATACACTTCATAAATCGGTTTCAGATCAACCGTTTTACACAAATTCTGCAATTCTCTGATCTCATCTGAAAGAATTTCCGGAATATCCGTTTCTGTATCATTTTCCAGTTTTCTTCCGGCCAGCAATACCTGCTGAAGAAGTTCGGGATTTACATAATCTACATTAATTCTGATCAGAAAACGATCGAACAACGCGTTCAATGCTTCGTCTTCCGGCAGAACGTTGCTCGCTCCCACAAACATCAATGCGGGAAGGTGTTTTGTTTCTTTTCCTCTTTTAAAAATCTTTTCATTCAAAGCCATTAAAAGGGAATTCAGGATCGCGGAATTGGCATTGAAAATCTCGTCCAGGAAAACCATTGACGCTTCCGGCATCATGCCTTCGGTGTTGGTGAGCAATTCACCTTCTTTTAATTTTCGGATATCGAAAGGACCGAAAATCTCGTTCGGTTCGGTAAAACGAGTCAAAAGGTATTCGAAATTTTTCCCGTCTTTCACCGTTTTTGCCAATGTTCTTACAATCGCAGATTTTGCCGTTCCGGGAGGACCGTACAAAAAGGCGTTTTCTCTTGCCAGTAAGCAAATTCCCAATAAATCCACTACATCATTTTTTCCGACAAAGGTGTCTTTGACGTGCGTAAGAACTGTGTTTAATTTTTCTATATTTTGAATCATTAATTTTCTTTTATTTTTAACGCAAAGAGCGCAAAGTTTCTTTTAAATAATTCCCTGTTTTTAAGTTTACAAAGGCGTTTCACTTAGCAAAGTAAGCAGAGATTTAATTATTCTTTATTTTAATTCTCTACAAAAAACATCTTTTTTAATAACAGGTAAGAACGGTGTTTAATTTTTCTATATTTTGAGTCGTTTTTATTTATTTAATAAAATATCTTAGTAATAAAAAGTATATAAATCCACTGATGGTAAGTGTTAAAAATAGGTCTATATAAAAAGTAAACGGAAGTTTTAAATATTGAAGTCCAAATACAAAATAAGATATGACCAGTAAAACAAATAATGTTATATAAAACCAATGCCAAAGCGATGTTATAATCATAACAGCTGTGATCAAAATAAAATATGACATTACGGCAAAGAAAATAAAGAAATATTTTCCATATACCTCATACTGATGATGTATAAAATTTAGAAAATCTGATTCTGTTTGATTTCCTTTTATAAATTCATAACTATTTATCCAGAAGTCAAGAAGAATTTTGACAGGATTAAAACCTAAAACAAGACTTAATACAGAAATGGTTGAAGTTAACAGAAATAGCATCACCAATTGAAAAGCAGCTCCTTTTTTTCTTCTTTCCCGCATTAAAATATCCGACTCGGGAATTGATAATTCTTGATCGGAACTGTAATTCAAATAACTTGTTATAGGAATATATCCAAAATTAATTTTTATACCATTTTTAAGTTGATAAGAATATAATGGTTTAGAAAAAAACATAAATATGGTTAATGCATTTATGTCTAATTTAAAAAGTTTCATATTAATATAATAGCCTATAATGCAAAACAAAAACATATGCGTTGCCACGATGAAACCTACAGTAATTGCCGAATTAATTTCCATGATTCATTATTTTTAATTCTTTCCAAAAAACATCTTTATACATCCCGAATTCTGCGATCAGCAATTCATTGATGTAGGGAATTTCAGCCAATTGGTAGGCTTTCTTTTCTACAATTCTTTCAAGATATAATTTTCGGTAGGTTTTATCTTTTAATTCTTCTTTCCAGTTAATTTTTTCCAAATCCAGATCAAAACCAATTGCTGAATAATGAAATTGGGCTAAAATATTTTCCAGCATTTTGATTAACGAATCTTCCGGGTCAGCATTCTGTAAAGCGGAAATGACCTGCGGCAAAAACCTGAGCGACAAATCTGCAGATAACAGTGAAGAAATGTCTCTTTTCCCCTTAAATTCAGGAATCAATTTCTGCAAATCTTTTGCCGTATTTTTTCTTACCAAATATAGCTGTGCACTGTGGTATAAGATTTTCGCTGCCCAAACCGTCGTTTCACGGTCACAACTGATCTGATCCGACAAAAATTCCAATCTTTCTTTTTCGAATTCAGACTCAAAATAATCTGCGGCATCCTGCTCTTCCTTTTGGGAAATCTCCTGGATATCCGTGAAAATTGTAATGCATTCGTCCTTTCGAAGCAGAAACAAAGTATCTAAAAATGGGGATTTGGTTTCCATCATCTAACAAAAATAAAATTATTTCTCTGAGAATAAAACTTTTAATTGAATGATTGATAATTAAATAATATTTTCATTTTATATAATGTGGAGGATTTTGATTGATAAGGCTTCGTGAACATTCGTTCGTAAACCTTTCAATAAAAAACCATTAGATAGCTTCACCTTTTCAATAATTTTAATCGATCAAAAGTTGTTATCTTTGCTCCATTGAAAATAAAATTATGAGTATTCACATTAGTGCCAATAAAGGAGAAATTGCGAAAGTAGTGCTGCAGCCGGGAGATCCGCTCCGTGCACAATTTATTGCTGAAAAGTATCTGGAAAATGCAGAACTGGTAAGCAAAACGAGAGGAATTTTTTATTACACCGGTTTTTATAAAGGAAAAGAAATCACTGTCGGAGCCAGCGGAATGGGCTTCCCGAGTATCGGAATTTATTCTTTCGAGCTTTTTACCGAATATGAAGTAGATACCATTATAAGAATCGGAACTTGTGGCGCTTACAATACTGACCTTCAACTTTTTGACATCTTAAATGTAGAAAATGCCGCCAGCGAAAGTACGTATGCAAAATATGCCTGGGAAATTGAAGACGAAATTATTTCTCATCAGGGGAATATTTTTAACACAATCAACCAAACAGCAGAAGAACTTTCATTAAAAACAAAAATAATCAACGTTCACAGCAGTGATATTTTTTACAGAAAAGACCCGAATATTCCTGCTATTGCAACGAAATATAATTGTCCGGCCGTAGAAATGGAAGCTTTCGGTTTATTTGCTAATGCTCAACATTTAGGAAAAAATGCAGCAACGATTCTTACGGTGACAGATATTATTCCAACCCATGAAAAAATTTCTGCCGACAAAAGAGAAAGAGCTTTGAAACCGATGATGGAACTGGCTTTGGAATCGGCAATTAAAAGTTTGTAAAAATTAGTAATGCTAATAAAATTGCTTTAAAATATTTAATAAAAAAGAGTTTTACATGAATTGTAGAACTCTTTTTTTATATTCTGAAAAAATTTCGGGCGACTTCTGTGGTTTCGTCTGCAACTTCGGAAATACTGATTTTCTTTAGACCCGCAATAGTTTGTGCAACATAAGGCAAAAATGACGGTTCGTTTCTGCGATGCTGCATCCTGGGCATATTTTTCGGAAGCATAAAAGGAGCATCTGTTTCAATCATCATCCGGTCGAGCGGGACATATTTTATCACATCTTCCAAATGTTTGAATCTCCTTTCATCACTGATCGCTCCGGTAAATCCTAAGTAAAATCCTTTGTCCAGATAAATTTTCGCCTCACTTAAACTTCCGGTAAAACAGTGAATGACAGCTTTGGGGAGCTTCGATAGATATTCGTCTGTAATTTCATTAAATCGTTTAAAAGCAGATCTTTCGTGAAGAAAAAGCGGTTTATTCACTTCGATGGCCAGTTCCAGCTGAGCCCGATAACATTTTTCCTGAATGGGTCTGGGAGAGAAATCCCGGTCGAAATCCAGTCCGCATTCTCCGACGGAAATCACCTGATCTTGTTTTAAGAATTTTCTAAGTTCATGAATACTTTCATTGTTAAAAGATTTTGCATCATGAGGATGAATTCCTGCCGTTGAAAATAAAATTTCGGGGTAATCTTCAGCGATTTCCGCAGATTCTTTGCTTCCGCGTATGCTCGTTCCTGTGAGAATCATTTGTTCTACTCCGTTGTCGAGGGCTCGGTTGATGATTTCTTCGTGTTCGTTGTGAAATTGTTTATTGGTCAGATTAATGCCAATATCGACGAATGTGTACATTTTTTTAATTGTTTTTGTTTATTTCTTATTCATATTAATCTAAAAGCGAAGCAAGCAGGAATCGAACCTGCAACTCATCTTAGAAGGATGTGCTTTTCCATTAAACTATTGCTCCGTTTGAAAAATTTTTTGCGAAACGTGCGGGACTCGAACCCGCAACCTCTGACGTGGAAGGTCAGTACTCTTCCTTTGAGCTAACGTTTCTTTGGGGAGATAAGCGAGATTCGAACTCGCATCAATTCTATGCAGGAATAAATTTTTCCGATTAAACTATTATCTCCGTTTGGAAATGCAGCAGGACTCGAACCTGCAATCTCTATCGTGACATGTTAGTATTTATCCATTTTAAACTGTGCATTCCTTTCAAAAAGGCACGGGATTCTAACCTACAACCCTCTTGTTATTAACCATATACTCTTCCTCTGAGCTAACCTTTTTATTTCACCAGGTATGAATTTTATAATTTTTCAATAAAACTCCGCTGAAATAATTTCCCTGAATCCCATCAACTACCGGATGAAGAATTCTGGCAGCACCATCCACAGAATCCAACGGCGGAATATATCCCTGCTCAAACTGTTTCTTTCTTAAACTTTCTTTCGCTCCTGTAGAAATCCATCCTACATCAACCGCACTCATGTAGATTTGATCTTTTTCAAATTCTTTAGCCGAAGTGAGTGTCATCATATTCAGTGCTGCTTTTGTCATATTCGTATTACGGAGAGATTCATTCACATACCATGAACATTTATGATCTAAAAGCAATTTTAGCATATTGATTCTCTCCTCTTTATGTTGACTTATATCATTAAAAAGTTGAGTAGCCTTATCTTCATATTTAGAAGAATTTGAACTATTTTCACCCAAAAACCTCATATAAGCATTAAAAAGATTCTTTTTTTGAATTAATAGATCGAGCTTTATAACATCATTGTTTTCTTCATAATTTTGAAGTAAATTTTCGTAGTTTTCAATTGCTTTTTTGCTTTCTCCCTTGCTTAAATATGACTGCCCATATAATGAAAAGAAAGCATTACTCTTTTCTATTTTAGCATTATCTAATATATTGAGACATTCATCATATTTACCTAAATTCAAAGCATTCAATGCCGCATTCCATAAAATCTGAGATGACTTATCATCTAAACTGTAAGCTTTACTCGCATATTGGTAGGCTTTTTCATTTTCTTTAAGATTGGAATAACATGAAGATAAATTGGCATAATAACCAGCAATGGTCTTATTTTCATCAACAGGACAATATAACGCCGCTAAACGAAATTTTTCTTTTGCTTTTTGATAATTTTTTAGATCATAAAGACATAAACCAACACGTCCTAATAAATAATGATTTTTAGAATCTTTTCCCAAAAGTTCATCAAATATCTGCAATGAATGCTCATATTCGTTATTATTATAAAAGCTATCTGCCAAGGCTTTTCTATCTTCATAACTCTGTTTTTGCCCAAAACAAAGATTTGAAAAAATAAAAAGGAAATATATTAGTTTTTTCATTTGCTAGTTATTTTGGTTTCTATTTTAAAATATAATTACTTTCATCACTACACATTAATTCTTGTTAAAATTCTATTTATCTGTGCAATGAATGATTGTTGCGACGTTACTATTCTTATTAAAAGGATTTTCAGTTTGAATATATTTTTTTGATTTTTTATAGTAAAACCCAAACCATGTTAAATTCACTTTTGATTCATTAATAATTTCAATAGTGCCTACTGGTTTCTTATTATCCATATTATCCCAAACTTCCATCTCATCTGGAAGCGGAATAATAGGTGGAAAGTCTGTGAAGTAAAATTCATATTTGTTAACATCTATTTTTTTAAGTTGTGCATTCATTGAAAATCGATTTGGAATACTAAACTGAACACTTTCAAGGGTAGAAATAAAAGCAATTGTTTTATTTGAATTACAATCATCTGACCAAATACCATCAAGTTTTTCTAATGATATTGAAGTATTGACTGTATGAATTTCTGCTATGTTTACAATACTATTAGCAGGCTTAATACCCATCATTGTATTTAATTCAGCCAGTTTAGTTATGTTCTTTTCATCATTGCCATCGCTAACAGTTTTTTCTTTAAGGAAATCCCAAGATTTCTTTTCTTTATTGTATAAATAATACGTTTTCTTGTATGGATAGATATGATCAATATAATCACGACTTATTTTAATATATTTATAGGGCACAAATTCTGCTATGATATAGTAATTATCCAAATGAGATTCTAATTTAGGTTTAATCATTTTGTTTAAATCGTTAAAATATTTATCATCCGGGTCATCACCAGAATCTAAACCATTCTTAAAATCAAATTGGAACCATTCCTCTTGTTTTTTAATATTTTTATTTATAAAATTCACTGTTACACTTCCAATATCTTTATTAGCAAATGTATAAATAGGGTAATCAGAATCTGGACTTAATTGATAACCGTGAAAATATCTCTTATCAAATAGATTAGGAATTATTATTTTTTCATTAAGATCATTCCTCTTATCCGTTGTCATATTTTTATCATTTTGACCTCTGCAAGTTTGTATACTCATAAGTATTAAAAGAAAAATTATATGTTTCATTTTTTATTGAGTATTAATTCAGTATTATAATTCCAATTTTTATCCGCTATTATTGGGCTTTTGATATAATATTTATTATTTTTTAAGACTAAAACGGCAAGAGTATCTATTTTTGAATGATCTGAAAAACCATCTCCTTCAATATTTTTTTCATATTTTAAGATAAGGCTGTTATTTTTTTCTTCTATTTTACATTGATCGGTAAAGTAAGTTTTATATCCTAATCCTGAAAATGTACAGCCATTCTCATTAATTTCTATATCATATAGGATAGCCATTTCTGAAAACCCATCTAATTTTCCGTAATCAATATTAACTGAATATGTACCTTTCCAGTTAATTTGATCCTGATTTTTTATTTTAAATCTCCATGATTTTAATAACTTTTGGTCATACATTAAATTTACTGCATTATCAATCATGCTTTTTTCTACTTTCAATCCATTAATTGGAACATTTTTTTTAATATTGACAGTATCAATGATTTTATATTTTTCAACATCATCGGTCTTTAATAACCTTTCTAATGAAAAAACATATTTTTTATTATGTATATTTTTATATATACTATAAGAAATACTGTCTATAGTTGTTTCATCACTTTTGATGAATTCATAATCGTTGAATTCATCACCTGAAAAGAAAACTTTCCCTATAAAAATCTCGTTCGACTTCTTTTCAATATGTGATAAACTTACTTTATTTTTATCTGGAATTTCTTCTTTTTGTCCCTTACAATTAATTATAGAAGTGAAAAGAATTACTATAAATAAATATTTAAAATTTATTATCATGGTTGGTTTTCTCTTTTAGGATTTTTAATTACTTGTGTGTTTAATTCAGATATATGAGAAAATGGATCTACTCTTCCTCCCGTTCTCTCTTTGGTAGTACGCACCTCAAAATGTAGGTGAACTTGATTTGGTTTTAATGCTGTTGCAGAAGACCCTGTTTTGCCACTCTTTCCAATAGAATCACCGGCTTTAACCTTGGTAGGATTACCGTCTTTATCCTTAGCATTGATTGAAATGGAGCTTAAATGAGCATAAAAAAACCAATATGTCTTTCCATTATAATTTCCTTTAATATTTATACAGTTCCCATACGATTCGGAATAATATATTTCATTCACTTCACCATCAATACAAGCATACACTTGCGTTCCTGCTGGGGCATATAGATCAAGTCCATCGTGTTTTCCTTTTGCTCTTCCAGGGATATTGTTGCTATGTATGCTTCTCTCCGGAGCCCAATCATTATACCATCCTCTTAATTGAGGATGATTTATAGGATGATGCCATTGGGTTTCTGAAGCTACTATTTTTTCATGTGTTGATTTTTCGTTACAAGTAAACTTTATTGCCTTATTAGTTAAACCTTCTGTAATGTATACTAGAACTTTTGTTTTAATCTCTGATTTCCATATTATTCCATCTGAGTTTATGTCTAATCCTTTATTTTGGTTATAAGAAGTTACTCTTAAATTTTTTAATTTTTCAGATTCCGAAATCCTAGTTGTTAGTTTGTCTAATGAAGACGCAAAAACTATATGTTCCTCTTTTAGAGACGAAGCGGGAAATAGAACTTGTAAATAAAAATCAACAAATTCGACTGTTTTTCCTCTTAACGGTTCAAAATATTTTTTAACATAATCTAACTGATCAATTGCTGTCATATCTGCAAATTCTTTTACTCTTTTTAAATATGAATCTTCTTTCCGTTTTGTCTTCTTATTATACTTTTGTCCATAATAATTTTTAACAGTTTCAACTGTAACTTCTTTTCCTAAAAGTGCTTTAGCAGTGCTAGGCATAAATTGAATTAATCCTGTACCACCGGAATTTGCCTGATTAGGAGCATCAGTTTTAAATGTTCCCCCACTTTCCCATTTAAATACAGCCATTAAATTATTTGCCATTTCAATCTTTCTCTTTTCGCCCCAAAGATCAGCACAAATTTCAACCACCTTCTTTCTAAATTCACAACTAACCTTATCTCCCCAAATTAAATCATACTGTTTACAAAGACATTTATCATCCTTCTTCTTCTCATCAGGTTTAAACACCGTCACCACTTTATTCCCAGTATCCACAGCAGGATTAGCTCCATATTGTCTCTTCAACTTTCCTTTAACCACAACTTCCTCGATCTCTCCGCCATCATAAATCTCCTCATTATCAAATGGTTTCCCGCTGCTGACCGTCTGCACTTTTATATAATCAGGATTTTGAACATCTACATTTTTGCTGACGGATCTATGCTCGGCGGTTTCCACTACAACGTAATATTCATGCAGTTTGTCGTGAGTTCCGTCCATCATTGCGTTGGCAATTTCAGAAAAATCGGCATTCAGCTTAAACTCATGCCACAGAAAACCTTTTTTATTCAGGGCTTTTGTGATTTGTGCGACCAGATTGTTTTTATTTTTCAGACTGTGGCCTCCGCCATCTGCATCATCTTCGTAAAGACTTAGCTTTACCATTTCATCCTGCATATTGTGGGTATAGACTTTCACTTTTATGGTTTGCCCGTACTTCATCACCGTATCTTCCTTGATAGGAGAATCATCAATCTTGAAAAGTTCAACTCTCGTTATTTTCTTTTCCAATCCGGGCAGAACTTTAATTCTTAA encodes the following:
- a CDS encoding AAA family ATPase, translating into MIQNIEKLNTVLTHVKDTFVGKNDVVDLLGICLLARENAFLYGPPGTAKSAIVRTLAKTVKDGKNFEYLLTRFTEPNEIFGPFDIRKLKEGELLTNTEGMMPEASMVFLDEIFNANSAILNSLLMALNEKIFKRGKETKHLPALMFVGASNVLPEDEALNALFDRFLIRINVDYVNPELLQQVLLAGRKLENDTETDIPEILSDEIRELQNLCKTVDLKPIYEVYLNTIISLRNTGIAISDRRAVKLQNLIAASALICGRNEAILSDLWVLKHIWDTEEQIEILEGIINRTIEKDDNPKSHPQALQNKTPNPEEVMKDVKILVEKWNNETLSFEEQNVIKDKLRYLQTRCDWIKNPEQKQYIQQEIESLWQKILQSV
- the deoD gene encoding purine-nucleoside phosphorylase, which codes for MSIHISANKGEIAKVVLQPGDPLRAQFIAEKYLENAELVSKTRGIFYYTGFYKGKEITVGASGMGFPSIGIYSFELFTEYEVDTIIRIGTCGAYNTDLQLFDILNVENAASESTYAKYAWEIEDEIISHQGNIFNTINQTAEELSLKTKIINVHSSDIFYRKDPNIPAIATKYNCPAVEMEAFGLFANAQHLGKNAATILTVTDIIPTHEKISADKRERALKPMMELALESAIKSL
- a CDS encoding TatD family hydrolase, with product MYTFVDIGINLTNKQFHNEHEEIINRALDNGVEQMILTGTSIRGSKESAEIAEDYPEILFSTAGIHPHDAKSFNNESIHELRKFLKQDQVISVGECGLDFDRDFSPRPIQEKCYRAQLELAIEVNKPLFLHERSAFKRFNEITDEYLSKLPKAVIHCFTGSLSEAKIYLDKGFYLGFTGAISDERRFKHLEDVIKYVPLDRMMIETDAPFMLPKNMPRMQHRRNEPSFLPYVAQTIAGLKKISISEVADETTEVARNFFRI
- a CDS encoding SDR family oxidoreductase codes for the protein MKKLIYFLFIFSNLCFGQKQSYEDRKALADSFYNNNEYEHSLQIFDELLGKDSKNHYLLGRVGLCLYDLKNYQKAKEKFRLAALYCPVDENKTIAGYYANLSSCYSNLKENEKAYQYASKAYSLDDKSSQILWNAALNALNLGKYDECLNILDNAKIEKSNAFFSLYGQSYLSKGESKKAIENYENLLQNYEENNDVIKLDLLIQKKNLFNAYMRFLGENSSNSSKYEDKATQLFNDISQHKEERINMLKLLLDHKCSWYVNESLRNTNMTKAALNMMTLTSAKEFEKDQIYMSAVDVGWISTGAKESLRKKQFEQGYIPPLDSVDGAARILHPVVDGIQGNYFSGVLLKNYKIHTW
- a CDS encoding DUF5991 domain-containing protein → MIINFKYLFIVILFTSIINCKGQKEEIPDKNKVSLSHIEKKSNEIFIGKVFFSGDEFNDYEFIKSDETTIDSISYSIYKNIHNKKYVFSLERLLKTDDVEKYKIIDTVNIKKNVPINGLKVEKSMIDNAVNLMYDQKLLKSWRFKIKNQDQINWKGTYSVNIDYGKLDGFSEMAILYDIEINENGCTFSGLGYKTYFTDQCKIEEKNNSLILKYEKNIEGDGFSDHSKIDTLAVLVLKNNKYYIKSPIIADKNWNYNTELILNKK
- a CDS encoding peptidoglycan DD-metalloendopeptidase family protein yields the protein MSKKGISQIKGPSEIRLGETAYYEVSRIYDLDDREKVSQARWKLYALDFDQHDNWRELKPGAGAPKKIGHRIPLTVTKQSLVGSELMLEAFIYEAEKRIPPGLRIKVLPGLEKKITRVELFKIDDSPIKEDTVMKYGQTIKVKVYTHNMQDEMVKLSLYEDDADGGGHSLKNKNNLVAQITKALNKKGFLWHEFKLNADFSEIANAMMDGTHDKLHEYYVVVETAEHRSVSKNVDVQNPDYIKVQTVSSGKPFDNEEIYDGGEIEEVVVKGKLKRQYGANPAVDTGNKVVTVFKPDEKKKDDKCLCKQYDLIWGDKVSCEFRKKVVEICADLWGEKRKIEMANNLMAVFKWESGGTFKTDAPNQANSGGTGLIQFMPSTAKALLGKEVTVETVKNYYGQKYNKKTKRKEDSYLKRVKEFADMTAIDQLDYVKKYFEPLRGKTVEFVDFYLQVLFPASSLKEEHIVFASSLDKLTTRISESEKLKNLRVTSYNQNKGLDINSDGIIWKSEIKTKVLVYITEGLTNKAIKFTCNEKSTHEKIVASETQWHHPINHPQLRGWYNDWAPERSIHSNNIPGRAKGKHDGLDLYAPAGTQVYACIDGEVNEIYYSESYGNCINIKGNYNGKTYWFFYAHLSSISINAKDKDGNPTKVKAGDSIGKSGKTGSSATALKPNQVHLHFEVRTTKERTGGRVDPFSHISELNTQVIKNPKRENQP